A window from Sinanaerobacter sp. ZZT-01 encodes these proteins:
- a CDS encoding helix-turn-helix domain-containing protein has product MKIRDEYTCPLELTHDIIKGKWKPIILWQLGKGKRSLAQLESEINGINQKMLIEQLKELQDFGIIKKKAFEGYPLKVEYSLTGRGQKLLEAITIMQTIGIDFMKENSMFDVLRENGFID; this is encoded by the coding sequence ATGAAAATACGAGATGAATATACTTGTCCATTAGAATTAACACATGACATAATAAAGGGAAAATGGAAACCTATTATTTTATGGCAGCTTGGTAAAGGCAAGCGGTCACTGGCACAACTTGAAAGCGAAATAAACGGTATTAACCAAAAAATGCTAATCGAGCAACTAAAAGAGTTGCAAGATTTTGGAATAATTAAAAAGAAAGCATTTGAGGGCTATCCCTTAAAAGTAGAATATTCATTAACAGGGCGTGGACAAAAACTATTAGAAGCAATTACGATTATGCAAACGATTGGTATTGACTTTATGAAAGAAAACAGTATGTTTGATGTACTGCGTGAAAATGGATTTATAGATTAA
- a CDS encoding transglutaminase-like domain-containing protein, which produces MTVFNDINMITIIMIGIFLMPIVVGALNPISGSRIYHSLLSMVNNFKFILGVLLTFHSFRMIFFNEEYRFFEKLYQLNPSLKNWMFRYEHDIVAYVIVFFILLYMILWILDLCAIPFYRYIMYPLKNKISVFVQPMSEKAKRVWSIAWGIPKSICMIVVFSLLLSFYINYVNNPTAVNYINRSIAYQQVRERILNPLFSIDLAKNIPVAVFDSIKKANEDFTSSNQDGSMDSNYWKQTVIKYFNGVTLDEAVKSNTEIDDMARKIVGTEENERQKAYLLYDWVRRNIQYDKEKAEMISENSSHINSGAIVTYVEKKGVCFDYACLYVTMCQAVDIKVRFVTGMGFNGVQWGEHAWNQVYDSKEESWIPVDTTFGSGGVNYFDNLDFSESHKYEVIQGEW; this is translated from the coding sequence ATGACTGTATTTAACGATATTAACATGATTACGATTATTATGATTGGAATATTTTTGATGCCCATAGTGGTTGGTGCATTGAATCCGATATCAGGCAGCCGAATATATCATTCTCTATTGTCTATGGTAAATAATTTTAAATTTATATTAGGAGTTCTCTTAACATTTCATTCTTTTAGAATGATATTTTTTAATGAAGAATACCGTTTTTTCGAGAAGTTGTACCAACTAAATCCATCTTTAAAAAATTGGATGTTTCGTTATGAGCATGATATCGTAGCTTATGTCATTGTATTTTTTATATTATTATACATGATTCTATGGATTTTAGACCTTTGTGCAATTCCGTTTTATCGGTATATTATGTATCCGTTAAAAAATAAAATTTCTGTCTTCGTTCAGCCAATGAGTGAAAAAGCGAAACGAGTATGGAGTATCGCGTGGGGAATACCAAAGTCGATCTGTATGATTGTAGTATTTTCTTTGTTGTTGAGCTTTTATATCAATTATGTAAATAACCCGACTGCTGTTAATTATATTAATCGTTCTATTGCTTATCAACAAGTGCGTGAGCGTATATTGAACCCTCTTTTCAGCATAGATCTGGCTAAAAATATACCGGTTGCAGTTTTCGATTCCATCAAAAAAGCGAACGAAGATTTTACGTCTTCCAATCAGGATGGAAGCATGGACTCAAATTATTGGAAACAAACGGTTATAAAGTATTTTAATGGGGTGACACTGGATGAGGCAGTAAAATCGAATACTGAGATTGATGATATGGCAAGAAAAATTGTTGGGACTGAGGAAAATGAAAGACAAAAAGCATATTTGCTCTATGATTGGGTTCGAAGGAATATTCAGTATGATAAAGAGAAAGCTGAAATGATATCTGAAAATTCTTCTCATATAAATTCTGGAGCGATTGTAACGTATGTGGAAAAAAAAGGGGTTTGCTTTGATTACGCATGCCTTTACGTCACGATGTGCCAGGCGGTTGATATCAAGGTTCGTTTTGTTACAGGAATGGGATTTAATGGTGTGCAGTGGGGGGAACATGCATGGAATCAAGTTTATGATTCCAAGGAAGAAAGCTGGATTCCTGTCGATACAACCTTTGGAAGTGGTGGAGTAAATTATTTTGACAACTTGGACTTCTCCGAAAGTCATAAATATGAAGTCATTCAGGGTGAATGGTAA
- the ftsY gene encoding signal recognition particle-docking protein FtsY, with product MAFGIKKSFFGRLQEKIEDVIFMRPEIDEEMLDDLEEVLITSDIGMETTNKIIEQLRSDIKSLRINNAEGVKEQIKKIVEALIDKKEAHLISSKTPLVLLMIGVNGVGKTTSIAKIAYKFQKQGKSVLIAAADTFRAAASEQLEVWGERLGVNVIKHQEGADPSAVIFDAIQSAKAKEIDILICDTAGRLQTKKNLMTELEKMYKVIEREYPQAERETLLVLDAATGKNAVSQAKEFGQIADITGIVLTKLDGTAKGGIVITISDEYNMPVKFIGVGEGMEDLKEFDPQEFAKSLFES from the coding sequence ATGGCGTTCGGAATAAAAAAATCCTTCTTTGGACGATTGCAGGAAAAAATAGAAGATGTCATTTTTATGCGTCCAGAGATTGATGAAGAAATGCTTGACGATTTGGAAGAGGTTTTGATTACATCAGATATTGGGATGGAGACAACAAATAAAATCATTGAACAGCTTCGAAGCGATATCAAAAGTTTGAGGATTAACAATGCAGAGGGTGTGAAGGAACAGATTAAAAAAATTGTAGAAGCTTTAATTGATAAAAAGGAAGCTCATTTGATTTCGTCAAAAACACCGTTGGTTCTATTAATGATTGGTGTAAACGGAGTGGGAAAAACTACCTCCATTGCAAAGATAGCTTATAAATTTCAAAAACAAGGGAAATCGGTTCTGATCGCAGCAGCAGATACGTTTCGTGCGGCTGCAAGCGAACAGCTTGAGGTTTGGGGAGAACGTCTTGGCGTAAATGTGATTAAGCATCAAGAAGGTGCAGACCCATCGGCTGTCATTTTTGATGCGATTCAATCTGCGAAAGCAAAAGAGATTGATATCTTAATTTGTGATACGGCAGGGAGACTGCAGACAAAGAAAAATTTAATGACGGAATTAGAGAAAATGTATAAGGTTATTGAAAGAGAGTATCCACAGGCAGAAAGAGAAACTTTGCTTGTATTAGACGCTGCAACTGGAAAAAATGCAGTGTCTCAAGCAAAAGAATTTGGGCAAATTGCCGATATAACTGGAATTGTTTTGACAAAGCTTGACGGTACGGCAAAGGGTGGTATTGTCATTACCATTTCAGATGAGTACAATATGCCGGTAAAATTTATCGGTGTGGGTGAAGGAATGGAAGACTTAAAAGAATTTGATCCGCAGGAATTTGCGAAGAGCTTGTTCGAATCATAA
- a CDS encoding pyridoxamine 5'-phosphate oxidase family protein, producing the protein MLKDAEKTIGNLIDKQRIAFISSVDDDGFPNTKAMLPPRKREGIKVFYFSTNTSSLRVSQYRVNSKACIYFCDKRFFRGVMLKGIVEALEDAQSKNMIWKDGDTMYYHQGVTDPDYCVLRFTVSEGRYYSNFKSENFFIE; encoded by the coding sequence ATCTTAAAAGATGCGGAGAAAACGATTGGTAACTTGATTGATAAGCAAAGAATTGCTTTTATTAGCTCTGTGGATGATGATGGATTTCCAAACACAAAGGCAATGCTACCACCACGAAAAAGAGAGGGTATAAAAGTTTTCTATTTTTCAACCAATACATCCTCATTGCGTGTATCACAATACCGGGTCAATTCTAAAGCGTGTATCTATTTTTGCGACAAGAGATTTTTTCGTGGTGTTATGTTAAAAGGCATAGTAGAAGCATTGGAAGATGCTCAGAGCAAAAATATGATTTGGAAAGATGGCGATACCATGTATTACCACCAGGGAGTAACGGACCCGGATTATTGTGTTTTACGCTTCACGGTTAGTGAGGGAAGGTATTATTCTAATTTCAAATCAGAAAATTTCTTCATTGAGTAG
- a CDS encoding GNAT family N-acetyltransferase gives MKEVKVNGNFYVKVYEKKDEEEYLEMRKSPMIKRTSGFDTLRYQPLTEAISVLLVVEKDEDAEIPVGYAVLHNLDDKEYQKSVSKVYGIEINAKYFVGDFMIAQSYRRGGIGKHFMEYVINDYCKEESLMMNPNEEDALFWHSVGFAFVGTNKKNGMRVN, from the coding sequence ATGAAAGAAGTAAAGGTGAATGGAAATTTTTATGTAAAAGTTTACGAAAAGAAGGATGAAGAAGAGTATCTGGAAATGCGTAAAAGCCCGATGATTAAGCGTACAAGCGGATTTGATACATTACGTTATCAGCCGTTGACAGAGGCAATTAGCGTGTTGTTGGTAGTTGAAAAGGATGAAGATGCAGAAATACCGGTAGGTTATGCGGTTCTTCATAATTTAGATGACAAAGAATATCAGAAGAGTGTGTCTAAAGTCTACGGAATTGAAATTAATGCAAAGTATTTTGTAGGAGATTTTATGATTGCCCAGAGTTACCGCAGAGGTGGTATCGGCAAGCATTTTATGGAATATGTGATTAATGATTACTGTAAAGAAGAAAGTTTAATGATGAATCCAAATGAAGAAGATGCATTGTTCTGGCATTCGGTTGGCTTTGCATTTGTAGGTACAAATAAGAAAAACGGTATGCGTGTAAACTAG